A window of Fictibacillus halophilus contains these coding sequences:
- a CDS encoding S1C family serine protease encodes MGYYDDDYQSPSRQKGNRGGKFLPALLGAILGGLLVLFTVPALGGAGLLPDNLYPPNEEENGLGTDENVEQRKVDVDLTTNVTDAVDKASGAVVEVINIQQTDFWSQQPAGTGSGVIYKKEGNKAYVVTNDHVVADANQIEITLSNGTKLKGTLRGTDPLMDLAVVEIDGSKVDSVAEFGVSGDLKRGEPAIAIGNPLGNFPGSVTQGVVSSADRSIPVDLDQDGNPDWQAEVIQTDAAINPGNSGGALINISGQVIGINSSKIAQNEVEGIGFAIPSDVAKPIIEDLEKYGETRRPFLGVNIIPLSQVNTYQREQTLKIPDSVKEGVVVMEITSASPAARAGIKEMDVIVEMGGEKIKDPIALRKFLYTKAKIGDEVDVTYYRDGKKKTVKVELSGGKQSQ; translated from the coding sequence ATGGGCTATTACGATGATGATTATCAATCACCATCTCGACAAAAAGGAAACCGCGGAGGAAAGTTTCTACCAGCGTTGCTAGGAGCCATTCTAGGCGGTTTGCTTGTCTTATTTACAGTGCCTGCACTAGGAGGAGCTGGTCTTTTACCAGATAATCTGTATCCTCCGAACGAAGAGGAAAATGGGCTGGGTACTGACGAAAATGTAGAACAGCGAAAAGTGGATGTCGATTTGACTACGAATGTAACGGATGCCGTTGATAAAGCATCTGGAGCCGTAGTGGAAGTTATCAACATTCAGCAGACTGATTTTTGGAGCCAGCAGCCTGCGGGCACAGGATCAGGTGTTATTTATAAAAAAGAAGGCAACAAAGCGTACGTAGTAACAAACGATCACGTTGTTGCGGACGCGAACCAGATTGAGATCACGCTTAGCAACGGTACGAAGCTTAAAGGAACACTACGCGGAACAGATCCTCTGATGGATCTAGCTGTAGTTGAAATTGACGGCAGCAAAGTTGATAGTGTAGCGGAGTTTGGGGTATCCGGTGATTTAAAACGTGGAGAACCTGCCATTGCCATCGGTAACCCACTCGGAAACTTCCCTGGTTCCGTGACACAAGGTGTTGTATCTAGTGCGGACCGTTCGATTCCAGTTGATCTCGATCAAGACGGAAACCCAGATTGGCAAGCTGAAGTCATCCAAACAGATGCAGCGATCAACCCTGGTAACAGCGGTGGTGCTTTAATAAATATCTCCGGTCAGGTGATTGGAATCAACTCTTCTAAAATCGCACAGAACGAAGTAGAAGGAATCGGGTTCGCCATTCCATCTGATGTGGCAAAACCGATCATTGAAGACCTTGAGAAATATGGTGAGACACGCAGACCTTTCTTAGGCGTTAACATCATCCCGCTTTCTCAAGTGAACACGTATCAGCGTGAGCAAACACTAAAGATCCCAGACAGCGTAAAAGAAGGTGTCGTTGTTATGGAGATCACGTCAGCTTCACCAGCAGCGCGTGCGGGTATTAAGGAAATGGACGTTATTGTCGAGATGGGTGGAGAGAAGATCAAAGACCCAATCGCTCTTCGTAAGTTCCTTTATACAAAAGCGAAGATTGGTGATGAGGTGGATGTGACGTATTACCGTGATGGTAAGAAGAAGACCGTGAAAGTTGAATTGAGCGGCGGGAAGCAATCTCAATAA
- the walK gene encoding cell wall metabolism sensor histidine kinase WalK, whose amino-acid sequence MDKVNFFKSIHVKFVLIYVLLILIAMQVISVYFINNLESDLRQSFSKSLYDRVNLLEFNVEQKMKDKDKGRYKSENDIDGEPALLLRKDIQALIDEEFEEKEIQVLNDEGMVLASNKPQLVGQISFNPKIKLALEGTVDDEIMLHEGERVMVLAKPIKIDDTGENIGAIYLVASIEGIFKQIARINSILVTGTVIALIITGLLGVFLARTITRPMADMRKQALVMARGDFSRKVQLYGDDEIGQLAMTFNNLTTKLQEATAITESERRKLRSVLTYMTDGVIATDRDGAIILMNDRSEEMLNISRQNALGTPLMELLRLNTEYTWEELYNEYESMLLDFSTDDMHYVVRANFSTIQKDDGPINGLICVLHDVTEQEQIDNERREFVFNVSHELRTPLTTMRSYLEALAEGAWQDENIAPRFLEVTQNETERMIRLVTDLLQLSKMDSKDYRFNFFEIDLVEFLNGIIDRFEMLEKENIELSRSLPKQKINVQLDTDKMTQVLDNIISNAMKYSPEGGTITFKASVIGRKVKVSISDQGVGIPKNNVSKIFDRFFRVDRARSRDIGGTGLGLAIAKEIVLAHGGDIWAESEWGQGTTIHFTLPLKKVKEGLQ is encoded by the coding sequence ATGGATAAAGTCAATTTTTTTAAATCAATACACGTTAAGTTTGTATTGATTTATGTGTTGCTCATCTTAATAGCCATGCAAGTGATCAGCGTTTATTTTATTAATAATCTAGAATCTGATCTACGGCAGAGCTTCTCTAAATCACTTTACGATAGAGTCAATTTATTAGAGTTTAACGTTGAGCAAAAGATGAAGGATAAAGATAAGGGTAGATATAAGTCTGAAAATGATATAGACGGTGAACCAGCATTATTGCTTCGAAAAGATATTCAAGCGTTAATTGATGAGGAGTTCGAAGAGAAAGAGATTCAAGTACTTAATGATGAAGGTATGGTTCTTGCGAGCAATAAACCGCAGCTAGTGGGGCAGATCAGCTTCAACCCTAAGATCAAGCTTGCTCTTGAAGGAACGGTCGATGATGAGATCATGCTTCATGAAGGAGAGCGGGTCATGGTGCTCGCAAAACCGATCAAAATTGATGATACCGGTGAAAACATTGGTGCTATCTATTTAGTAGCTTCTATTGAAGGCATCTTTAAACAGATTGCACGTATCAATAGCATCCTAGTGACCGGAACAGTGATCGCTCTTATTATTACAGGACTTCTAGGTGTCTTTTTGGCGCGTACGATCACACGGCCTATGGCAGATATGAGAAAGCAAGCTCTTGTTATGGCGAGAGGGGACTTTTCTCGTAAAGTTCAGCTGTATGGAGATGATGAGATCGGTCAGCTTGCGATGACTTTTAACAACTTAACAACAAAGCTGCAAGAAGCAACGGCCATTACAGAGAGTGAACGAAGAAAGCTGCGTTCCGTTCTTACGTACATGACAGATGGTGTGATCGCGACAGATCGTGACGGTGCCATCATCCTGATGAATGACCGTTCTGAAGAGATGCTGAACATCTCTAGGCAGAACGCTCTAGGAACGCCTCTTATGGAGCTATTGCGCTTAAATACAGAATATACGTGGGAAGAGCTTTATAACGAATACGAATCCATGCTGCTCGATTTTAGTACGGACGATATGCATTATGTCGTGAGAGCAAACTTCTCAACGATACAAAAAGATGACGGGCCAATCAATGGTCTTATTTGTGTTCTTCATGATGTTACAGAGCAAGAACAGATCGATAACGAACGAAGAGAGTTTGTATTTAACGTTTCACATGAGCTACGAACACCGCTTACGACGATGAGAAGTTATCTGGAGGCGCTAGCTGAAGGGGCGTGGCAAGATGAGAACATCGCTCCGCGTTTCCTTGAGGTTACTCAGAATGAGACAGAACGAATGATCAGACTCGTAACCGATCTGCTTCAATTATCAAAAATGGACAGCAAAGATTACCGATTTAACTTTTTTGAAATTGATCTTGTCGAATTCTTAAACGGCATCATCGATCGCTTTGAGATGCTTGAAAAAGAGAACATTGAACTATCTCGATCGCTACCTAAGCAAAAGATCAACGTTCAATTGGATACCGATAAGATGACACAAGTGCTCGATAATATCATCTCGAACGCGATGAAATATTCTCCTGAAGGTGGAACGATCACCTTCAAAGCTTCCGTAATCGGGCGAAAAGTGAAGGTAAGTATTTCAGATCAAGGTGTTGGGATTCCAAAGAACAACGTTTCTAAGATCTTTGATCGATTCTTTAGAGTGGATCGTGCTCGTTCAAGAGATATTGGAGGCACTGGCCTTGGTCTTGCGATCGCAAAAGAAATCGTACTTGCGCATGGCGGAGACATTTGGGCAGAAAGTGAATGGGGCCAAGGAACGACCATCCACTTCACTCTTCCTTTAAAAAAGGTTAAGGAGGGGCTGCAATGA
- a CDS encoding adenylosuccinate synthase, which translates to MSSVVVVGTQWGDEGKGKITDYLSEKAEVVARYQGGNNAGHTIVFEGKKYKLHLIPSGIFYKDKICVIGNGMVVDPKAVLEELAYLHSHGVSTDNLRISNRAHVILPYHLRQDILEEESKGANKIGTTKKGIGPAYMDKAARIGIRIADLLDREEFEEKLERNLAEKNRLFERIYESEGFTKEEILDEYYEYGQQIKKYVVDTSVVLNDALDDGRRVLFEGAQGVMLDIDQGTYPFVTSSNPIAGGVTIGSGVGPSKINHVVGVSKAYTTRVGDGPFPTELHDEVGNQIREVGREYGTTTGRPRRVGWFDAVVVRHARRVSGITDLSLNSIDVLTGIETLKICVAYKYKGELTYEFPASLKELAQCEPVFEEMPGWTEDITGVKDLGELPENARHYVERISQVTGIPLSIFSVGPDRAQTNMVRGVFA; encoded by the coding sequence ATGTCATCAGTAGTAGTAGTAGGAACACAATGGGGAGATGAAGGAAAAGGTAAGATTACCGATTATCTCTCAGAAAAAGCAGAAGTAGTAGCTAGATACCAAGGCGGTAACAACGCTGGTCATACAATCGTATTTGAAGGTAAGAAGTACAAGCTTCACCTTATTCCATCTGGAATCTTTTATAAAGATAAAATCTGCGTGATCGGAAACGGAATGGTTGTCGATCCGAAAGCAGTTCTTGAAGAACTTGCTTACCTTCATAGCCACGGAGTAAGTACGGACAACCTTCGTATCTCTAACCGTGCGCACGTGATTCTTCCTTATCACCTTCGTCAAGATATCTTAGAGGAAGAGAGCAAGGGAGCTAATAAGATCGGTACAACGAAAAAAGGAATCGGCCCTGCTTACATGGATAAAGCAGCTCGTATCGGAATCCGTATCGCTGACCTTTTAGATCGTGAAGAATTTGAAGAAAAACTTGAGCGCAACTTAGCGGAAAAGAATCGTTTATTCGAACGCATCTACGAATCAGAAGGATTCACAAAAGAAGAGATCTTAGATGAGTATTATGAATACGGCCAACAAATTAAAAAATATGTAGTCGATACATCAGTTGTTCTGAACGATGCATTAGACGATGGCCGTCGTGTTCTTTTTGAAGGCGCACAAGGTGTAATGCTTGATATCGACCAAGGAACTTATCCTTTCGTAACGTCATCAAACCCTATCGCAGGGGGAGTAACGATCGGTTCTGGTGTTGGTCCGTCTAAGATCAACCATGTTGTAGGTGTTTCAAAAGCGTATACAACACGTGTTGGTGATGGTCCTTTCCCAACTGAGCTTCACGATGAAGTTGGTAACCAAATTCGTGAAGTTGGCCGTGAGTACGGTACAACAACTGGACGTCCACGCCGTGTAGGTTGGTTTGACGCAGTAGTTGTTCGTCATGCTCGTCGCGTTTCAGGGATCACGGATCTTTCTTTGAACTCAATCGACGTTCTAACAGGTATTGAAACGTTGAAAATCTGTGTAGCTTACAAATACAAAGGTGAACTAACGTACGAATTCCCAGCGAGTCTTAAAGAGCTTGCTCAATGTGAGCCTGTATTTGAAGAGATGCCAGGTTGGACAGAAGATATTACAGGTGTGAAGGATCTTGGAGAGCTTCCGGAAAACGCGCGTCATTATGTAGAGCGTATCTCGCAAGTAACGGGTATTCCACTTTCTATCTTCTCAGTTGGACCAGACCGTGCACAAACAAACATGGTAAGAGGCGTATTCGCGTAA
- a CDS encoding glycerol-3-phosphate acyltransferase, protein MIIQMEFQWALYLIASYLVGGIMTGFLVAKLIKGVDLRLLGSGNIGARNAGRVLGPSGFVLTLAGDILKAAAVVWAGIQFQYPPYIQLLGFLAVILGHLYPIFLRFHGGKGVASFIGGMIIFHPISAVLVAAAFLLFYGIKRSLTVAGLFAFALTPFFYWLFEKQWLETLLLIPISFLVVYVQKEDIKERIKLTE, encoded by the coding sequence GTGATCATACAGATGGAATTTCAATGGGCGCTGTATTTGATCGCGAGTTACCTTGTTGGAGGAATCATGACAGGGTTTCTTGTAGCAAAGCTTATAAAAGGCGTAGATTTACGATTATTAGGCAGCGGAAATATAGGAGCTCGGAATGCCGGCAGAGTGTTAGGACCATCGGGGTTTGTACTCACGTTAGCTGGTGACATCTTAAAAGCGGCTGCGGTCGTTTGGGCAGGTATACAATTTCAATATCCACCATATATTCAGCTTCTCGGTTTTTTAGCAGTAATTCTCGGACATCTCTATCCCATCTTTCTTCGTTTTCATGGTGGAAAGGGAGTGGCTTCTTTTATCGGAGGGATGATCATCTTTCACCCCATATCTGCCGTTCTTGTAGCTGCTGCGTTTCTACTCTTTTACGGAATAAAAAGAAGTCTAACCGTAGCGGGACTCTTTGCTTTTGCACTCACTCCTTTCTTCTATTGGCTGTTTGAAAAGCAGTGGCTAGAGACGTTGCTTCTGATTCCGATCAGTTTTCTTGTTGTTTATGTTCAAAAAGAAGATATTAAAGAACGCATCAAATTAACGGAATAG
- a CDS encoding YycH family regulatory protein gives MNWLKWITHAKEVITFFKKNYEHIKSIALTFLIGLSLVLTWSLWTFKPSYPSLEGARIVKKQEVDVEAGVKQLVYPTQVIYHSGDELYGLEANNLLKEFHMGLNETKFTLDTGSKNNRAFDPEEKFLRDNKYVEIIFPVGMSQDIYKEIFSIESEIQATKPQNVDRIFLYQDKLTDSIEGYLVSYQQKKMQKIRATNNQLNPLIRDMDKWVDTGNLIPYIEYDIEGDGQEGQGEILRKFYFPKESLALTRHTYFSKATGEDTYEMYKKALFKDPLAVKSASDKNQITYADGTAAMVVNEVQNRFTFTNFAGNRNPNTTPNISPLYQSLDYINTHAGWGNPFILSNLSTYSANFWLFVENLPVLDPEMQMNLVWYENELKEYQRSLVQLQLDQKSYLSQKVNIQSGLDVIKELEEKDYNKNYVQDVRIGFTIKKQKEPHVYKLEPQWFINYDAKGWQPLFSQTGKEGF, from the coding sequence ATGAACTGGTTAAAGTGGATTACACATGCAAAAGAAGTAATCACTTTTTTCAAGAAGAATTATGAGCATATCAAGTCGATCGCGCTCACTTTTTTGATCGGATTGAGCCTTGTCCTCACATGGAGCTTATGGACATTCAAACCAAGCTATCCATCACTAGAGGGAGCTCGTATCGTTAAGAAGCAGGAAGTAGATGTCGAAGCTGGCGTGAAACAACTCGTCTACCCAACACAGGTAATCTACCACAGTGGAGATGAGTTATATGGACTTGAAGCGAACAACTTATTGAAAGAGTTCCATATGGGCTTGAACGAAACAAAATTTACGCTTGATACAGGCTCTAAGAATAATCGGGCTTTCGATCCGGAAGAAAAATTCCTACGAGATAACAAGTATGTGGAGATTATTTTTCCAGTAGGCATGAGTCAGGATATCTACAAAGAGATCTTCTCGATTGAATCCGAGATCCAAGCAACTAAACCACAAAATGTGGATCGAATCTTCTTGTATCAAGATAAGTTGACAGATAGTATTGAAGGCTATCTTGTTTCTTATCAACAAAAAAAGATGCAAAAGATTAGGGCCACTAATAATCAGCTAAATCCGTTAATAAGAGATATGGATAAGTGGGTCGATACAGGGAACTTGATTCCTTATATCGAGTATGACATTGAGGGTGACGGACAAGAAGGTCAAGGAGAAATCTTAAGAAAGTTTTACTTTCCTAAAGAGTCTCTAGCCTTAACTCGCCATACGTACTTTTCAAAAGCAACAGGTGAGGATACGTATGAAATGTATAAAAAAGCGCTGTTCAAAGATCCGTTAGCCGTTAAAAGTGCTTCTGATAAAAATCAGATCACGTATGCTGATGGAACAGCTGCAATGGTTGTGAATGAGGTGCAAAATCGTTTCACGTTCACAAACTTTGCAGGAAATCGGAACCCTAATACAACACCAAACATTTCACCACTCTATCAATCCTTAGACTACATCAATACGCATGCTGGCTGGGGCAACCCATTTATCCTTTCCAATCTATCAACGTATTCAGCAAACTTCTGGCTGTTTGTTGAGAACCTGCCTGTGTTGGATCCTGAGATGCAGATGAACCTAGTGTGGTATGAAAACGAGCTTAAGGAATATCAGCGTTCACTCGTTCAGTTACAACTCGATCAAAAGTCTTATCTCTCACAAAAGGTTAACATTCAGTCAGGGCTCGACGTTATTAAAGAGCTTGAAGAAAAAGATTACAACAAGAACTATGTTCAAGATGTTCGTATTGGATTCACGATAAAAAAGCAAAAAGAACCACACGTATATAAGCTAGAACCACAATGGTTTATTAACTATGATGCTAAAGGATGGCAGCCATTATTTTCACAGACAGGAAAGGAAGGATTTTAA
- the yycF gene encoding response regulator YycF, protein MDKKILVVDDEKPIADILQFNLEKEGFTVNCAYDGISALEKVEKEKPDMILLDIMLPLKDGMEVCREIRKKYDMPIIMLTAKDSEIDKVLGLELGADDYVTKPFSTRELIARVKANLRRHQQESEREVDENNEITIGSLTIHPDAYIVTKRGETIELTHREFELLHYLAKHIGQVMTREHLLQTVWGYDYFGDVRTVDVTVRRLREKVEDNPSHPLWIITRRGVGYYLRNPDQE, encoded by the coding sequence ATGGATAAGAAAATTCTCGTTGTGGATGATGAAAAACCCATTGCAGATATTCTGCAGTTTAATCTTGAAAAAGAGGGATTCACTGTAAACTGTGCATATGACGGCATTAGTGCATTAGAAAAGGTAGAAAAAGAGAAGCCGGATATGATTTTGCTCGACATCATGCTTCCTTTAAAAGATGGCATGGAAGTTTGCCGTGAGATCCGTAAAAAGTATGATATGCCGATCATTATGCTAACGGCAAAAGATTCAGAAATTGATAAAGTATTAGGTTTAGAGCTTGGTGCTGACGATTACGTGACAAAGCCGTTCAGCACGCGTGAACTAATTGCACGTGTTAAGGCCAACCTGCGCCGTCATCAGCAGGAATCAGAGCGTGAAGTAGATGAGAACAATGAGATTACAATTGGGTCTCTAACGATTCATCCTGATGCTTATATCGTGACCAAACGTGGTGAAACGATAGAGTTAACACATCGTGAATTTGAACTGCTGCACTATCTAGCAAAACATATCGGACAAGTGATGACCCGTGAACACTTGCTTCAAACCGTATGGGGATACGACTACTTTGGCGATGTAAGAACGGTCGATGTAACGGTTCGTCGTTTGCGTGAGAAAGTAGAAGATAATCCGAGTCACCCATTATGGATTATTACAAGACGCGGAGTGGGGTATTACCTAAGAAATCCTGATCAGGAGTAG
- a CDS encoding MBL fold metallo-hydrolase, whose protein sequence is MSLKFSVLASGSSGNAVYVETEQTRLLVDAGLSAKQIQILFEKAACGEVADIDGILVTHEHSDHIKGLGVLARKFKLPIYANKNTWNAMNGLIGEVATEQKFEFEMESVKTFNDLEVESFGVSHDAAEPMFYVFHHNGRKLALMTDTGYVSDRMKGIIRDSHSLVIESNHDINMLMMGRYPWNIKRRILGDHGHISNEDCGHALADVIGDGTKHIYLAHLSKDNNMKDIARLAVEQTLKTYDISAGEQVILHDTDASQPTKLALV, encoded by the coding sequence ATGAGTTTAAAATTTAGCGTTCTTGCAAGCGGCAGTTCGGGAAACGCTGTTTACGTTGAAACCGAACAAACACGCTTGCTTGTGGATGCAGGCTTAAGTGCCAAACAGATTCAGATTTTATTTGAAAAAGCAGCATGTGGTGAGGTGGCTGACATTGATGGAATCCTCGTCACGCACGAGCATAGCGATCACATAAAAGGACTCGGTGTGCTGGCTCGGAAGTTCAAGCTGCCGATCTATGCGAACAAAAACACGTGGAATGCCATGAACGGCTTGATTGGAGAAGTGGCGACCGAGCAAAAGTTTGAGTTTGAAATGGAAAGTGTGAAAACGTTCAACGATCTAGAAGTTGAATCTTTTGGCGTGTCTCATGATGCGGCGGAGCCCATGTTTTATGTGTTCCATCACAACGGCCGAAAGCTTGCTCTTATGACGGATACAGGCTATGTGAGTGATCGTATGAAAGGAATTATCCGTGACAGCCACTCGCTTGTGATCGAATCTAACCATGACATCAACATGCTCATGATGGGACGATATCCGTGGAATATTAAACGCCGTATTCTAGGGGACCATGGTCACATTTCGAACGAGGATTGTGGACATGCTCTTGCTGATGTAATCGGTGATGGGACGAAACATATCTATCTTGCTCACTTGAGTAAAGATAACAATATGAAGGATATTGCTCGCTTAGCTGTGGAGCAAACGTTAAAAACGTATGATATCTCAGCGGGTGAACAAGTGATTCTGCACGATACAGATGCGAGTCAGCCAACAAAGCTCGCTTTAGTATAA
- a CDS encoding UPF0158 family protein, which yields MLIEKLMVAYMDTKANHIYYLDKNEQTILLDAIEPGGLPNLEFLDADEPERFIEIPKVMNVESFSWMVEFESFHQNSELLHALNEDEPFERFTEKVSELNLHEKWQTFQKDKVKSRIEMWLTENKVKEIQKQPE from the coding sequence TTGCTTATCGAAAAATTAATGGTGGCTTATATGGATACAAAAGCGAACCACATCTATTATTTAGACAAAAATGAACAAACGATACTGCTTGATGCGATCGAGCCGGGTGGTCTTCCCAACCTAGAATTTTTAGATGCCGATGAACCAGAGCGATTTATTGAGATTCCAAAGGTGATGAACGTTGAATCCTTCAGCTGGATGGTTGAATTTGAGAGCTTTCATCAAAACAGCGAACTGCTACACGCGTTAAATGAGGATGAGCCTTTTGAACGTTTTACCGAAAAAGTGAGTGAACTTAATCTCCATGAAAAATGGCAGACGTTTCAAAAAGATAAAGTAAAAAGCAGAATAGAAATGTGGTTAACTGAAAATAAAGTCAAAGAAATACAAAAGCAGCCGGAATAA
- a CDS encoding two-component system regulatory protein YycI: protein MNWQRTKSIFILTFLVLNLFLGYQLYQKNDINNISRLTDQPLEERLANNEISLSEKLPKYKEKQTLISAQRYKFSEEEKKSPAKNVSLDSEASTDITLQYDLSKPMDLPKKDSKDLISELNQFAEENITRGKEYAFYEWDKESNTVWFTQVYQEKKVFYNPTNFGIVADGKDFDVPNGMIKFKLDDKGNLTSFTQTYLFITRQGAFQQIISPSKALEKLLETNLQKGDHIQKVELGHYSLVGEGEVQVYTPTWFIETKDGQYLVNATDSSIQVLTEKAE, encoded by the coding sequence TTGAATTGGCAAAGAACAAAAAGCATTTTTATCCTTACCTTTCTTGTCTTAAATCTATTCTTGGGGTATCAGCTTTATCAAAAGAACGACATTAACAACATCTCGAGACTTACGGATCAGCCTTTAGAAGAGCGGTTAGCGAATAACGAAATTTCACTTTCGGAAAAGCTGCCGAAATATAAAGAAAAACAAACCTTGATCAGTGCACAGCGTTACAAGTTTTCTGAAGAAGAGAAGAAATCTCCTGCAAAAAATGTATCGCTTGATAGTGAAGCGAGCACCGACATCACTCTTCAATATGATCTTAGTAAACCGATGGATCTTCCGAAAAAGGATTCAAAAGATTTGATCTCAGAGCTTAATCAGTTTGCAGAAGAGAACATTACCCGCGGTAAAGAATACGCTTTTTACGAATGGGATAAAGAAAGCAACACAGTGTGGTTTACGCAAGTCTATCAAGAGAAGAAGGTCTTCTATAACCCTACTAATTTTGGTATTGTCGCGGATGGAAAAGATTTTGATGTACCGAACGGAATGATCAAGTTTAAGCTTGATGACAAAGGAAATCTTACTAGTTTTACGCAAACCTATCTCTTTATTACGAGACAGGGAGCTTTTCAACAGATCATCTCACCTAGTAAGGCGCTTGAGAAACTATTAGAAACGAACCTTCAAAAAGGTGATCATATACAAAAAGTAGAGCTTGGCCACTATAGCCTTGTAGGTGAAGGGGAAGTTCAAGTTTATACCCCTACATGGTTCATAGAAACCAAGGACGGACAGTATTTAGTTAATGCGACTGACAGTTCCATTCAAGTTTTGACGGAAAAGGCAGAGTAG
- a CDS encoding peptidoglycan DD-metalloendopeptidase family protein, translated as MNSRKTTERFIKYIALPFVAVILIVSAFTMNPSNTSASNDDNQLIKTVYHVYVDGKKIGTVREEGVVHETVEQILQQAKGRKSNFAFAVRESIELKPEKMFRPEFDNQEVRENLRKQLTVEVEAYRLVVGGQTVAYVSSKKEAKDTLLKLKLEHVSKAELDTIEKKKAENEKLEVPDLKPGERKVVDIDFSAPVLIQKAQTSISELVTVDDAISSLKEGSLHKKEHVVQKGETVKSIAEKYHLTMDQFYTLNTRLMFVPVIRAGQSVTVTEKKPFTEVLVYEATRVQNELPFQVEKQEDSTLEKGQIKTVQKGQLGFEDITYTTRKADNKVLQKEILEKKQVKAPVTEIQKIGTKVIPSKGTGTLSWPAVGGYISSHKGTRWGKEHKGMDIARPSERSILAADNGRVVSAGWDGDYGNKIIIDHNNGMRTIYAHLDSMSVTAGDVVQKGSKIGVMGSTGQSTGVHLHFEVYENGVLKDPADFVSVN; from the coding sequence GTGAATAGTCGAAAAACCACTGAAAGATTTATTAAATATATTGCACTGCCGTTTGTTGCAGTGATTCTAATAGTATCAGCATTCACGATGAATCCATCGAACACATCCGCTAGTAACGACGATAACCAGTTGATCAAAACGGTGTATCACGTGTATGTAGATGGAAAGAAGATCGGAACGGTCCGTGAAGAGGGTGTTGTTCATGAGACAGTTGAACAAATCCTACAGCAGGCAAAAGGCAGAAAGAGCAACTTTGCTTTTGCTGTAAGGGAATCTATCGAGCTTAAGCCTGAAAAGATGTTCAGACCAGAGTTCGATAATCAGGAAGTCAGAGAGAATTTAAGAAAGCAGCTAACGGTTGAAGTTGAGGCTTATCGTTTAGTCGTTGGCGGGCAAACTGTTGCGTATGTTTCCAGTAAAAAAGAAGCAAAAGATACCTTGCTGAAGCTAAAGCTCGAGCATGTCTCGAAGGCTGAGCTAGATACAATTGAAAAAAAGAAAGCTGAGAACGAAAAGCTTGAAGTACCGGACTTAAAGCCTGGAGAACGTAAAGTAGTAGATATCGACTTTTCAGCACCGGTTCTTATTCAAAAAGCGCAAACATCCATCAGTGAGCTTGTTACGGTAGATGATGCGATTTCTTCTCTAAAAGAAGGCAGTCTCCATAAAAAAGAGCATGTTGTTCAAAAAGGAGAAACGGTTAAGTCGATTGCTGAGAAGTATCACTTAACGATGGATCAGTTCTATACGCTTAATACGAGACTCATGTTTGTACCGGTTATTCGTGCTGGACAGTCTGTAACAGTTACAGAGAAAAAACCTTTTACTGAAGTACTCGTGTACGAAGCAACGCGTGTTCAAAATGAGCTTCCTTTCCAGGTTGAGAAACAAGAAGACAGTACGCTTGAAAAAGGACAGATCAAAACGGTTCAAAAAGGACAACTTGGATTTGAAGATATTACGTATACAACAAGAAAAGCCGATAACAAAGTGCTTCAAAAAGAGATTTTAGAGAAGAAGCAAGTGAAGGCGCCAGTTACGGAGATCCAAAAGATTGGAACAAAAGTGATTCCTTCTAAAGGGACAGGCACTCTTTCATGGCCGGCTGTAGGTGGATATATTTCTAGTCATAAAGGCACGCGATGGGGTAAAGAGCATAAAGGGATGGATATTGCTCGACCTTCAGAACGCTCAATCTTAGCTGCTGACAACGGTAGAGTTGTTTCTGCAGGTTGGGATGGAGATTATGGGAACAAGATCATCATTGATCACAATAACGGCATGAGAACTATTTATGCTCATCTTGATTCAATGTCTGTAACTGCAGGTGATGTGGTGCAGAAGGGGTCTAAGATCGGTGTGATGGGTTCAACGGGTCAATCGACTGGTGTGCATCTGCATTTTGAAGTGTATGAGAACGGTGTGCTTAAAGATCCAGCTGATTTTGTAAGTGTTAATTAA